Proteins co-encoded in one Chionomys nivalis chromosome 6, mChiNiv1.1, whole genome shotgun sequence genomic window:
- the LOC130876582 gene encoding DNA-(apurinic or apyrimidinic site) endonuclease 2-like gives MLRVVSWNINGIRRPLQGLGCQVPSNCSTVLRQVLEELDADIVCLQETKVTRDALMEPLAVVEGYNSYFSFSRGPSGYSGVATFCKDSATPVAAEEGLSGLFATLNGDIGCYGNMTEFTQEQLRALDSEGRALLTQHKICTWEGKEKPLTLINVYCPYANPGRPERLTFKMRFYRLLQIRAEALLAAGCHVIILGDLNTAHRPIDHCDAGSLECFEEDPGRKWMDGLVGGEYQAESHIGPFIDSYRYFYPKQERAFTCWSVITGARRLNYGTRLDYVLGDRTLIVNTFQDAFLLPQVMGSDHCPVGAVLNVSCVPAKQCPALCTRFLPEFAGTQLKILGFLVPREQALKRGQPVLQPSHQAQVQKHQKTQAHRHSSRPPKRQSGSRKHQKDLMSYFQPSASLSQTSDLELPRLPLVTTLLTPKSPEEDMTTTMVDEQAKDSEVKNEKEVQTSIWKSVLSGPSPTPLCRGHREPCMMRIVKKPGPNLGRRFYVCARPQGPPNDPSSSCNFFLWSRTS, from the coding sequence ATGTTGCGCGTGGTAAGCTGGAATATCAACGGGATCCGGAGGCCCCTGCAAGGTCTGGGATGCCAGGTACCCAGTAACTGTTCAACGGTCTTGCGACAGGTTTTGGAAGAGCTGGATGCCGATATTGTCTGTCTCCAGGAGACCAAAGTGACCAGAGACGCACTGATGGAGCCCCTGGCTGTCGTTGAGGGCTATAATTCCTATTTCAGCTTCAGCCGCGGCCCGAGTGGCTATTCTGGTGTAGCCACTTTCTGTAAGGACAGTGCTACCCCAGTGGCTGCTGAAGAAGGTCTGAGTGGTCTGTTTGCCACCCTGAATGGGGATATTGGTTGCTATGGAAACATGACTGAGTTCACCCAAGAGCAGCTCCGGGCTCTGGATAGTGAGGGCCGGGCTCTACTGACGCAGCATAAGATCTGCAcgtgggaagggaaggagaagcccTTGACCCTGATCAACGTGTACTGCCCATATGCGAATCCTGGGAGGCCCGAGCGGCTGACATTTAAGATGCGTTTCTATCGCCTGCTACAGATCAGGGCAGAAGCCCTCCTGGCAGCTGGCTGCCATGTTATAATACTGGGGGACCTGAATACAGCCCACCGCCCCATTGACCACTGCGATGCTGGCAGTCTAGAGTGCTTCGAAGAAGACCCGGGGCGTAAGTGGATGGATGGCTTGGTCGGTGGGGAGTACCAGGCTGAGTCCCATATAGGGCCCTTTATAGATAGCTACCGTTATTTCTATCCAAAACAGGAGAGAGCCTTCACCTGCTGGTCAGTGATCACTGGTGCCCGCCGTCTCAACTATGGTACCAGACTTGACTATGTACTGGGAGATCGGACTCTAATCGTAAACACTTTCCAAGACGCCTTCCTGCTCCCTCAAGTTATGGGCTCTGACCACTGCCCTGTGGGAGCTGTCTTGAATGTGTCCTGTGTACCAGCAAAACAGTGTCCAGCTCTGTGCACCCGTTTCCTCCCTGAGTTTGCAGGTACCCAGCTCAAGATTCTTGGCTTCCTAGTTCCTCGTGAACAAGCACTCAAGCGGGGGCAGCCAGTCCTGCAGCCCAGCCATCAAGCCCAGGTCCAGAAACATCAAAAAACACAGGCCCACAGGCACTCATCCAGGCCTCCAAAACGTCAAAGTGGCTCCAGAAAACACCAGAAAGACCTGATGAGTTATTTTCAGCCTTCTGCTAGCCTTTCCCAAACTTCTGACTTAGAACTACCTAGGCTGCCTCTGGTGACCACCCTTCTTACCCCAAAGTCTCCAGAAGAGGATATGACAACCACAATGGTGGATGAGCAAGCCAAGGATTCTGAGGTCAAAAATGAGAAGGAGGTACAGACCTCGATCTGGAAATCTGTGCTGAGTGGGCCCTCACCCACACCCCTCTGCAGAGGTCACAGGGAGCCATGTATGATGCGGATTGTGAAAAAACCAGGACCCAACCTGGGCCGCCGTTTCTATGTGTGTGCCAGGCCACAAGGTCCTCCTAATGACCCCTCATCAAGCTGCAACTTCTTCCTCTGGAGCAGGACCAGCTGA